In Lewinellaceae bacterium, a single window of DNA contains:
- a CDS encoding class I SAM-dependent methyltransferase, translated as MNDFLHKLNLYCEAHTTAQPAILHQLERETHLKTLAPQMLSGHLQGQFLAMLSKICRPRAILEIGAFTGYSAICLAQGLEEGGVLHTIEANPELEYLIRKYIALAGLEGSIRLHIGDAPEIIPGLKGPFDLVFIDANKQEYALYYDLVIDKVQSGGLIIADNVLWSGKVLSSAERERDQDAGLIHQFNEKVQMDERVENVMLTLRDGLLIARKL; from the coding sequence ATGAATGATTTCCTCCATAAGCTAAATCTCTACTGCGAGGCGCATACTACTGCTCAGCCTGCCATTCTCCACCAGTTGGAACGGGAAACGCACCTGAAAACGCTGGCGCCACAGATGCTTTCCGGCCACCTGCAGGGGCAGTTTCTGGCAATGCTCAGTAAAATATGCCGGCCCCGGGCCATCCTGGAGATCGGCGCCTTTACCGGGTATTCGGCAATCTGCCTGGCCCAGGGCCTGGAGGAAGGCGGCGTTCTGCACACCATCGAGGCCAATCCGGAACTGGAATACCTCATCCGAAAATACATCGCCCTGGCCGGGCTCGAGGGCAGCATCCGCCTGCATATTGGCGACGCACCAGAGATCATCCCCGGGCTGAAAGGCCCATTTGACCTGGTTTTTATCGATGCCAATAAACAGGAATATGCCCTTTATTATGATCTTGTAATTGACAAGGTGCAATCCGGAGGGCTCATCATCGCCGATAATGTGCTCTGGAGCGGCAAAGTACTCTCATCAGCCGAACGAGAACGGGACCAGGATGCCGGGCTGATCCATCAGTTCAACGAAAAGGTTCAGATGGACGAAAGGGTGGAGAACGTCATGCTGACGCTGCGCGACGGCCTGCTCATCGCCCGAAAATTATAG
- a CDS encoding GNAT family N-acetyltransferase produces the protein MPNQTLYQQFCQQVPDLPVFAQPWYLDAVCEGGEWGAAVVQHGEQLAAAMPWFLKRKGPFRYLAMPYFCKHLGPFLHPDFRELKFEHKFYEQLIGQLPAVHAVKQEFHPSVSNWLPFYWQGYRQTTRYTYQLNLQDGLDAVYKGFNRNVRRNLKKAGKELSIRRDMAPEDFYRINLLPFERQGLPRPHSLEFFLRHDAALSQNNSRMIFCAEDGQGRIHSAAYLIWDGRASYYHLSGDDPELRDSGAGLLLIWEAICYTHDVLKLPVFDFEGSMMPNIEV, from the coding sequence ATGCCTAACCAAACGCTCTACCAACAATTCTGCCAACAGGTTCCCGATTTGCCCGTATTCGCGCAGCCCTGGTACCTCGATGCCGTCTGCGAAGGTGGAGAGTGGGGCGCAGCAGTGGTGCAGCACGGGGAACAACTGGCCGCCGCCATGCCGTGGTTTCTGAAACGCAAGGGGCCGTTTCGCTACCTGGCCATGCCTTACTTTTGCAAACACCTGGGGCCCTTTCTGCACCCCGATTTCCGGGAACTCAAGTTCGAACACAAATTTTACGAACAGCTTATCGGTCAATTGCCTGCCGTTCACGCCGTCAAACAGGAGTTCCACCCCTCCGTCTCCAACTGGCTGCCCTTTTACTGGCAGGGCTACCGGCAGACAACCCGCTATACCTACCAACTGAACTTGCAGGACGGCCTGGACGCCGTTTATAAAGGCTTCAACCGCAACGTGCGCCGCAACCTTAAAAAGGCCGGGAAAGAGCTGAGCATTCGGCGGGACATGGCGCCGGAAGATTTTTACCGCATCAACCTGCTCCCTTTCGAACGGCAGGGCCTGCCCCGGCCTCACTCCCTGGAGTTCTTCCTCCGCCACGATGCCGCCCTCTCCCAAAACAATAGCCGCATGATCTTTTGCGCCGAAGACGGCCAGGGCCGCATCCACTCCGCCGCCTACCTCATCTGGGACGGCCGTGCCAGCTACTATCACCTTTCCGGCGACGACCCGGAATTGCGCGACAGCGGCGCCGGGCTGCTCCTGATCTGGGAGGCCATCTGCTACACCCACGATGTGCTGAAACTGCCCGTTTTCGATTTCGAAGGAAGCATGATGCCGAATATCGAAGTATAA
- a CDS encoding BamA/TamA family outer membrane protein yields MYDTLTLRSFQYKLNARLEGYLPVFSRSAIKGSVQGGAIISEEPVFFNEQFRIGGNRLLRGFDEESVFATNYGVATLEYRLLIYQNSYLYAFGDYAYVEDKTRTKNVTDQPYGFGAGITFETAVYLFGVSLAYGKRLDNPIDFSAPKVHFGYVSLFN; encoded by the coding sequence TTGTACGATACGCTTACCCTGCGCAGCTTTCAGTACAAGCTCAACGCCCGCCTGGAAGGCTACCTTCCCGTTTTCAGCCGCAGCGCCATTAAAGGCAGCGTACAGGGCGGCGCCATCATTTCCGAAGAACCTGTCTTCTTCAACGAGCAGTTCCGCATCGGCGGCAACCGCCTGCTGCGCGGCTTCGACGAAGAGTCCGTCTTCGCTACCAACTATGGCGTGGCTACGTTGGAATACCGCTTGCTCATCTACCAAAATTCTTATCTCTATGCTTTTGGCGATTATGCTTATGTGGAAGATAAAACCCGGACTAAAAATGTCACCGACCAACCCTACGGCTTTGGCGCCGGCATCACTTTCGAAACCGCCGTCTACCTGTTCGGCGTGAGCCTGGCCTACGGCAAGCGGCTGGATAACCCCATCGACTTCAGTGCGCCGAAGGTGCACTTTGGGTATGTGAGTTTGTTTAATTGA
- a CDS encoding S41 family peptidase, with protein sequence MKRILKYAGIISLLFVGMAASFQPDNKYFEILKNIEIFTNLYKEINTYYVDDVDPGHLMRIGIDAMVESLDPFTNYISESEIEGYRFMTEGKYNGIGAISQKMGEYVTITELYQGQAADKAGLRPGDQIIAVDGQDATGKDPDAINDILRGFPGTSVKLTIRRPGRDADFDIELVRGEVQVPNVPYHGIVADGIGYVALTTFTREAGTNVANAVKDLKDKNPGLKGIIFDLRGNGGGLLNEAVNICNVFIPRGELVVTTKGKVKEWDRAFSTMNQPIDLDIPLTVLINKNSASASEIVSGVIQDYDRGVLIGQRSYGKGLVQNTRDIGYNSKLKLTTAKYYIPSGRCIQSVEYEDGEPIHIPDDQRTPFKTRSGRTVLDGGGVKPDVMIDKFTDAAIVQGLLEQHLIFDYVTQFCLKHDSIPNVEEFYFQDFDGFVQFLEERQFDYDTESEKLLKQLVEESTEEGYELQAQIDALEAKIDADKKDAVRNNKEIITDLIEKEISSRYYYQEGKIKMGLRNDAEIEEAVKLLTDKEKYQAVLE encoded by the coding sequence ATGAAGCGGATCTTAAAATACGCTGGTATCATCAGCCTGCTCTTCGTCGGAATGGCAGCTTCCTTCCAGCCCGACAACAAGTATTTCGAAATCCTCAAAAACATAGAGATTTTTACCAATCTCTACAAGGAGATCAACACGTACTACGTAGATGATGTCGACCCCGGCCACCTGATGCGCATCGGGATCGACGCCATGGTGGAATCGCTCGACCCCTTCACCAACTACATCTCCGAGTCGGAGATCGAGGGCTACCGCTTCATGACCGAAGGCAAATACAACGGCATTGGCGCCATCAGCCAGAAGATGGGAGAATACGTCACCATCACGGAATTGTACCAGGGGCAAGCCGCCGATAAGGCCGGCCTCCGCCCCGGCGACCAGATCATTGCCGTTGACGGGCAGGACGCCACCGGCAAAGACCCGGACGCCATCAACGATATCCTTCGGGGGTTTCCGGGCACTTCCGTGAAGCTGACCATCCGCCGCCCGGGCAGGGATGCCGATTTCGACATCGAGCTCGTCCGGGGAGAGGTACAGGTGCCCAATGTGCCCTACCACGGCATCGTAGCCGATGGCATTGGATATGTAGCATTGACTACCTTCACCCGCGAAGCCGGCACCAATGTGGCCAATGCGGTCAAGGATCTCAAAGATAAAAACCCGGGCCTCAAAGGCATCATTTTCGACCTGCGCGGCAACGGCGGGGGCCTGCTCAACGAGGCCGTCAATATTTGCAACGTGTTTATCCCGAGAGGCGAACTGGTGGTGACCACCAAGGGCAAGGTCAAGGAATGGGACCGCGCTTTCAGCACCATGAACCAACCCATCGACCTCGACATCCCCCTCACCGTGCTGATCAATAAAAATTCCGCTTCCGCTTCCGAGATCGTCAGCGGCGTGATCCAGGATTATGACCGCGGCGTGCTCATCGGGCAGCGCTCTTATGGGAAAGGCCTGGTGCAGAATACGAGAGACATCGGCTACAACTCCAAGCTGAAGCTGACGACCGCCAAGTACTACATCCCCAGTGGCCGCTGCATTCAAAGCGTAGAGTACGAAGACGGCGAGCCCATCCACATTCCGGACGACCAGCGCACGCCTTTCAAAACGCGCAGCGGCCGCACGGTGCTCGACGGCGGCGGCGTCAAGCCAGATGTGATGATCGATAAATTTACCGATGCCGCCATCGTCCAGGGGCTGCTGGAGCAGCACCTCATTTTCGACTACGTCACTCAGTTTTGCCTGAAGCACGATAGCATCCCGAATGTCGAGGAATTCTACTTCCAGGATTTCGACGGCTTTGTGCAATTCCTGGAAGAACGCCAGTTCGATTACGATACCGAAAGCGAGAAGTTGCTCAAACAACTGGTGGAAGAAAGCACCGAGGAAGGCTACGAACTCCAGGCGCAGATAGATGCCCTGGAAGCCAAGATCGACGCCGACAAAAAAGACGCCGTGAGGAACAACAAGGAGATCATTACAGACCTGATCGAAAAAGAAATCTCCAGCCGGTATTATTACCAGGAAGGCAAGATCAAAATGGGGCTGCGCAATGATGCGGAGATCGAAGAGGCGGTGAAGCTGTTGACGGATAAGGAGAAGTATCAGGCGGTGTTGGAGTAG
- a CDS encoding response regulator, producing MRNHLFYPETIASSFKWNLPFCILLLLPLLSICQQMTLSRQLVFKEMGRQNTNVFLEDSYGFIWIGGSGGLFRYDGYSIQPYRPAIQNDSVQSTGAVYALLEDSKKRIWIGADNGLFHYDRETESLKGYLMDYPTFHKRDSRILSLFEDSEGRLWIGGSQHLFVMENMDAPEFQAIEGIGLGTRRQGALGFLSILESREGEVFVCSNNGLWLICDDFSFQHFLPEKWENVVGEFQVLDAASDEKGLFWLATTDGLWTFEPEERSFSKREMPVTAGDVILQVLIGKKNEIWLGTEYNGLLKLEEEHFEHFPYDSDNPYGLNDERVQALLIDRFNNLWIGTMFGVNRINFEQQKFPFYQIDPGPYRQDNFTFRVMEDSLGGFWFRLLRFGLGYVSGLGKELETPLHSKSIAVREEIKNFCMDSDGNIWVLTFNNGLFKFERGKREYSHIILCDSMKAAYTFTIFSDRKAPEYLWISTKFGLCRMNRFTFGRKWFYPQDDLDWMDDNCIYLMEQSEDGKIWCNLRTKGIRRIGYFDSVDEKFMSEPNQPNHPSFVAINHTRHIKSVPGNKVWVGIDNGVIIIDATDNTYTYLTEKDGLPVKSVESITPDLEGNIWFTGPNKICKYDGANYRCFDVRDGIEHFMYWSAALGKDGRVTFGGSNGIYSFYPNEITFEPDTIEPKVYLTNFKVFNKKRNLGEAYELVKEITVPYEENVLSFEFAGLHFTQSENLNYKYILENFDKDTLETSSKERVATYTNLPPDTYTFKVWATNADGSRTAEENSLNIRLTVIPPWYRSWLAYCLYVLAIGALLYGIRHYELRRQRVKVEALQLKSLDNFKSRFYTNITHEFRTPLTAILGEAEWLRTRVGVFATKNINRIRRNGHQLLNLVNQILDLARLESGSLPLRNIQADIILFTRYLVDSLGSLAESKGIDLSFSTEPEVYFMDFDPSKLRHIVVNLLSNAIKFTPVKGKVQVKVEASEETLKITVSDSGKGIPKDELPKIFDRYYQVGKSEVRTGEGAGIGLALTQELVKLMNGKISVMSEEGKGATFTVLLPVTKLEKVEEPVIEAPVFIAPEQSTPGQPVISKPSNPDAPSLLIIEDSPDIVAYIVNLLKEEYQILSTPNGVKGVELAQKEVPDLIISDVMMPEMDGFEVCRRIKTEVATSHIPVILLTAKADLESRLEGLEYGADAYLSKPFEERELKIRLRNLLELRKRLQDKFRAPGNWQAEGGADTPEKQAGESLLFDLEQYSALDATFVKKLKGLIEADYSVQWKVPELAKEMLVSPTQLYKKLKSITGMYPTEFVRYLRLMEATRVMQEHPDWTNTRIAGEVGFSSLSEFSNRFKKFFLGLY from the coding sequence ATGAGAAACCACCTTTTCTACCCTGAAACAATTGCCTCTTCCTTCAAATGGAATTTGCCTTTTTGCATTCTCCTGCTCCTGCCCTTATTGTCCATTTGCCAGCAAATGACCCTTTCCCGCCAATTGGTTTTCAAAGAAATGGGACGGCAGAACACCAATGTCTTCCTGGAAGACAGCTATGGGTTTATCTGGATAGGAGGTAGTGGAGGCCTGTTCAGATATGATGGATACTCCATCCAGCCGTATCGGCCTGCTATTCAAAATGATTCTGTACAATCCACTGGAGCGGTCTACGCGCTGCTGGAGGATTCGAAAAAGAGAATTTGGATTGGCGCCGACAATGGGCTTTTCCACTATGACCGGGAAACGGAGAGCTTGAAGGGCTATTTAATGGACTACCCAACCTTCCACAAGAGAGATAGCAGGATTTTGTCCCTCTTCGAAGATAGCGAGGGTAGGTTGTGGATTGGCGGCAGTCAGCATTTGTTCGTGATGGAAAATATGGATGCTCCTGAATTTCAAGCTATCGAGGGGATAGGCCTGGGTACAAGGAGGCAAGGGGCATTGGGTTTTTTATCCATTCTGGAAAGCCGGGAGGGCGAGGTATTTGTATGCTCTAATAATGGCCTCTGGTTAATTTGTGATGATTTTTCTTTTCAACATTTTTTACCTGAAAAATGGGAAAATGTTGTCGGAGAATTTCAAGTACTGGATGCTGCATCAGATGAGAAAGGCCTTTTCTGGTTGGCCACAACAGATGGGCTGTGGACATTTGAACCGGAGGAAAGATCCTTTTCAAAAAGAGAAATGCCGGTTACAGCAGGGGATGTTATTCTACAGGTTCTTATTGGCAAAAAAAATGAGATTTGGCTTGGCACTGAGTATAATGGATTACTCAAGTTAGAAGAGGAGCATTTTGAGCATTTTCCCTATGATTCCGATAACCCATACGGCCTGAATGATGAAAGGGTTCAAGCATTATTGATCGACCGATTCAACAATTTGTGGATCGGAACGATGTTTGGCGTTAACAGGATCAATTTTGAGCAGCAAAAATTCCCATTTTACCAGATTGATCCCGGCCCTTACCGACAGGATAATTTCACCTTCAGAGTAATGGAGGATTCTCTGGGCGGGTTTTGGTTTCGGTTATTGCGGTTTGGGCTGGGCTACGTATCTGGCCTTGGAAAAGAACTTGAGACCCCACTTCATTCGAAATCAATTGCAGTTAGAGAAGAGATTAAGAATTTTTGTATGGATTCGGACGGTAATATTTGGGTACTTACCTTTAACAATGGCCTATTCAAGTTTGAGAGGGGCAAAAGGGAGTATAGTCATATTATCCTGTGTGATTCCATGAAGGCAGCCTATACCTTCACCATTTTTTCTGACCGGAAAGCCCCTGAGTATCTCTGGATTTCTACCAAGTTTGGATTGTGCCGGATGAACCGGTTCACTTTTGGCCGAAAGTGGTTTTATCCGCAGGATGACCTGGATTGGATGGATGACAACTGTATATACCTGATGGAGCAATCAGAAGATGGCAAAATCTGGTGTAATTTAAGGACTAAAGGCATCCGCAGGATCGGATATTTTGATAGCGTAGATGAAAAATTCATGTCTGAACCTAACCAGCCAAACCATCCAAGCTTTGTAGCCATTAACCATACACGGCACATAAAATCTGTGCCCGGCAACAAAGTTTGGGTAGGAATAGACAACGGGGTAATTATTATCGACGCAACGGATAATACTTATACCTATCTGACTGAAAAAGACGGTTTACCGGTTAAAAGTGTAGAGAGCATCACACCGGACCTGGAGGGAAATATTTGGTTCACGGGGCCCAATAAAATATGTAAATACGATGGGGCCAATTATAGATGTTTTGATGTCAGGGATGGGATTGAGCATTTTATGTACTGGAGTGCTGCCTTGGGGAAGGATGGGCGAGTTACTTTCGGCGGCTCCAATGGCATTTACTCCTTTTACCCCAATGAGATAACCTTTGAGCCAGACACCATAGAACCAAAGGTATACCTCACCAACTTCAAAGTATTCAATAAGAAACGCAACCTGGGAGAGGCATACGAACTGGTAAAGGAAATTACCGTCCCCTACGAGGAAAATGTTCTTTCTTTCGAATTTGCCGGACTGCATTTCACCCAATCCGAAAACCTAAATTACAAGTACATACTGGAAAATTTCGATAAGGATACGCTGGAAACCAGCAGCAAGGAGCGTGTGGCGACCTATACCAACCTCCCACCTGATACTTACACCTTCAAAGTCTGGGCTACCAATGCGGATGGTTCCAGGACTGCCGAAGAAAATAGCCTGAACATCAGACTTACCGTCATCCCACCCTGGTACCGCAGCTGGTTGGCTTACTGTTTATATGTATTGGCTATTGGCGCCCTTCTCTACGGAATACGCCACTATGAACTCCGACGGCAGCGGGTAAAAGTGGAGGCCCTTCAACTCAAATCGCTCGATAATTTCAAGTCCCGGTTTTACACCAACATCACCCACGAATTCCGCACTCCTTTAACTGCCATCCTGGGAGAAGCGGAATGGCTGCGCACCAGGGTAGGCGTATTCGCAACAAAAAACATCAACCGGATCAGGCGAAACGGCCATCAGTTGTTGAACCTGGTCAACCAGATCCTGGACCTGGCCAGGCTGGAATCCGGCTCCTTGCCGTTGCGCAACATCCAGGCGGACATCATCCTTTTTACCCGCTATCTGGTAGACTCCCTGGGGTCTTTGGCGGAAAGCAAAGGCATTGATCTCTCCTTTTCAACAGAACCGGAAGTGTATTTCATGGACTTCGACCCCAGCAAGCTGCGGCATATCGTGGTGAACCTTCTATCCAATGCCATCAAGTTTACCCCGGTCAAGGGGAAAGTACAGGTAAAGGTGGAAGCCAGCGAGGAAACCCTCAAAATCACGGTTTCCGATTCGGGAAAAGGCATTCCCAAGGATGAATTGCCGAAAATATTCGACCGCTATTATCAAGTCGGCAAATCAGAAGTGCGCACGGGAGAGGGCGCCGGCATCGGGCTGGCCCTCACTCAGGAATTGGTGAAGCTGATGAATGGGAAGATCAGTGTGATGAGTGAGGAAGGCAAAGGCGCTACTTTTACGGTACTGCTTCCCGTAACGAAGCTGGAAAAGGTAGAAGAACCGGTTATTGAGGCCCCCGTCTTCATTGCGCCAGAACAAAGTACTCCTGGCCAGCCCGTCATCAGTAAGCCCTCCAATCCCGATGCGCCCAGTCTGCTCATTATCGAGGACAGCCCGGATATTGTGGCCTACATCGTCAATTTATTGAAAGAAGAGTACCAGATCCTGTCCACGCCCAATGGCGTAAAAGGGGTTGAACTTGCTCAAAAAGAAGTCCCTGACCTCATCATCAGCGATGTGATGATGCCGGAAATGGACGGCTTTGAAGTGTGCCGGCGGATAAAAACGGAAGTAGCCACCAGCCATATCCCGGTCATTCTGTTAACCGCCAAAGCCGACCTGGAGTCGCGCCTGGAAGGGTTGGAATACGGTGCCGACGCCTATCTTTCCAAGCCCTTCGAAGAGCGGGAACTGAAGATCCGGCTAAGGAACCTGCTGGAATTGCGGAAGCGCCTGCAGGATAAATTCCGGGCACCAGGCAACTGGCAGGCTGAAGGGGGAGCAGATACCCCGGAAAAACAGGCTGGAGAAAGCCTGCTTTTTGATCTGGAACAGTATTCCGCCCTGGATGCGACCTTTGTTAAAAAACTCAAAGGCCTTATCGAGGCAGACTATTCCGTCCAGTGGAAAGTTCCGGAATTGGCGAAGGAAATGCTGGTCAGCCCCACTCAACTTTACAAGAAACTAAAATCCATCACGGGAATGTACCCCACGGAATTTGTTCGTTACCTCCGTTTGATGGAAGCTACCCGCGTGATGCAAGAGCACCCGGACTGGACCAATACGCGGATTGCCGGTGAAGTGGGTTTCAGCTCTTTATCTGAATTTTCCAATCGATTTAAAAAGTTTTTTTTGGGGTTATACTGA
- a CDS encoding LytTR family transcriptional regulator DNA-binding domain-containing protein — translation MKNFLQRDVPPTFSAFVVDSKPETVQQIETMLLEYFPNLDVKGSAAGHPIARRMIEDMHPDIVFFDLMLWRDFRCTQSLYWCEPDFETVILSDAEARLADSIHNAVTGYLIKPVKGETLVLTVQHALQRILERKELHQNRKFIKHIIQRRLQETPIGIPTIEGYEFLAVNEIIRCEGLQKYTRVITRGKTDIVSSYNLGEFRNLLEPYGFFAPHRCHLINLRHIKKYHREGSIYMEDGICIPVAKRMKKAFLALISRL, via the coding sequence ATGAAAAATTTCCTTCAACGCGATGTTCCTCCCACTTTCAGCGCCTTTGTAGTGGATTCTAAACCCGAAACTGTCCAGCAGATTGAAACTATGTTGCTGGAATATTTCCCTAATTTAGATGTTAAAGGTTCAGCCGCCGGCCATCCAATTGCCCGGAGGATGATAGAGGATATGCATCCCGATATCGTTTTCTTTGACCTGATGCTTTGGAGAGATTTCCGATGTACCCAAAGCCTGTATTGGTGTGAACCCGACTTTGAAACGGTCATCTTGTCCGATGCGGAGGCCAGGTTGGCCGATTCGATCCATAATGCCGTTACGGGTTATCTGATTAAACCAGTGAAAGGTGAAACCTTGGTCCTTACCGTTCAACACGCCCTTCAGCGTATTCTGGAAAGAAAGGAGCTTCACCAGAATAGAAAATTCATCAAACACATCATTCAAAGAAGATTACAGGAAACACCCATTGGCATTCCCACCATTGAGGGCTACGAATTTCTGGCCGTGAACGAGATCATTCGATGCGAAGGCCTGCAAAAGTATACCCGGGTAATTACCAGGGGAAAGACGGATATTGTCAGCTCCTATAATCTGGGGGAATTCAGAAACCTGCTGGAGCCCTACGGTTTTTTTGCGCCGCACCGGTGCCACCTCATTAACCTTCGACACATTAAGAAATATCACAGGGAAGGTTCCATCTATATGGAAGATGGCATTTGCATTCCGGTGGCCAAGCGCATGAAGAAAGCGTTTCTGGCCCTGATCAGCCGCCTGTAA